TTTGCAATCCTATCGGGTGTAATATGATCCTCCATTATTCCAACCCTTTTAACTCAACTTTCAAATCCCAATTATTCGCAATAATGTCTGGAGAGTGAGTTGCGATGATTACTTCAAGCTTGTTAAGTTTTATGATTTCTCTTAGATCTTTGATGAAACTATTTTGCCAAGAGATATGAAGCGAGACTTCTGGTTCATCAATAAGGATCAGTGAGCTATTCTCCGTTTTAAATAGAAGCTCATAGAATAATACCAATTCATTTTGTTCACCCGAAGAAAGCTTTGTTACTGGTATGTCCTGAAATTCTCCATCCTTATTTTTAATTATTGTTGACTTTAGCAAAAAGCCACTTTCCTTATCTATATGAAGTTTTTTGTGTTTAAAACGCTTGTTAAGTATTTCAAGGAACACTTCGATTCTACTTGATATTTTATCAAAAATTTCGAGTTTCTTGAAGCTGTCTTCGACGTATAGCATAAGAACATCAATAACCACATCCTCGGGCTTTTCAATTTTTAGAATTCCTGAGTCCTTTTCAATTTCAATCAATCCAACGGCATCAAGAAGTGCTCTCTTTTCTTCTAGCTTTTTTAGTTCTTCGTTTAATGCTTCGTCAGTGGCATTTGAAGACTGCTTAAGTCTGTCGATAAGCCTGTTGGGATAGGTTCTATCTAATTTTGAAGAAAGTTCAGTTGATTGCGCCAAATAAGATTTTATGGTTCTACTTAGCTCATTTGAATACTTTTCAACAGTCTTTTCATGACGCTTATCCTCCCGTTCGACCAAGGTGATCAATCGTTGTGTTTCAATCAGAGTTACATTGATACTATTGTGCCTCTCAATGAACCATTTGGGGAAATCTTCTACTTCTTTTACGTAAGGATCATATGGAACGAGATCACCATATCTGGAAATAATGTCTTCAAAATCAAGAAGTTCTCGGGTCCTTCTATCTTCCCATCTTCTAGATCCTATTCTCCGCAAATAGGGCACATATCGAGTTATTCTGCTTGCATGTTGCTCCCAATCTCTTCTGCCATAGTCGAGGAGTAGGAGTGGATTATACTCAGATTTATTTTTGTTCACCTGAGTAACGTTAAGAATATCATCAGTTTTTTGAAGATGCCATGAAATTGTGTCATCAAATTCAAAAACTATTTTATCGAAGGTGATAGTGTTGAAATAGAAATAATTCCGTTTGAAGAAAGATTCAATAATTTCTAGAAGGACTGTTTTGCCTAAGCCATTCTCTCCAATCACAATGGTTATTCCTTCCTCCTGATGAAGTGGAATATGATGGTCAAAAACCCCAAATAGCTTCTCGACAGTTATTGAGTTAAGTTTCATTCTTCTTGTAGGTTATTCCAGCTTACAACCGGCTAACAACACCTTTATGTTTGATACCCGCCTTGTAACGTTACCAAATGTAGGTTTTTTTCTATCCTGATCAAACCATTGTTAGCTATAGGGCCACACAATTATCTTGCCCCCTCCTCCAACAAAAAAAGCCTCCCCAATGGGAGGCTCTTCCTGATCAATGGATAGTGAGTAATTTAACCTGCTATTCTTCCTCATCCACGAGGCGAATCACCAGTGATCGATAGCCATAATTATCGAGGGAGTTTTTGACACGGTACTGAATGGTGATGATGTTTCCGGCTTCAAAATGAAATCCTTCATCATCCTCCTCAGGCACCGTATACTCATAAGAAAATGTGCTCTCCAAACCAGATAAGTCATAGAAGCCATCTGTGAGCGAATCGCCTTTGCTATCATCTTAAATTTTTTCTATCAAATCTTTCTTCAGCCATTCCAAAGCTGTTTCTTCATTGTATTCAATTCCAGGCCTAAGTACTGCTTCCATATCACCTGAGAAATCAGGATCGTTATTCTTTTCTTCCAGATTTAATAGAAACTCTTTTTGGCTTGGAGGTCTTTTATCTGTTGAAAATTGCGTGTATTCTTTGAAGCATTTGATTATTTCTTCAAAGTTTAACTCATGATGCTGCCTGGCATAATCTAAATCAAATAAATCTCGTCCTTTATTTCTCTGATAAAGTGCCCTGAGTTTTGTTCCGAGCAATTCGCTAAGGCTATAGGTTCGAATTTGAGCTTGTCCGGAAAACCAATCACTTTTTACTTCAAATGGAAAATCAACCCAATCCAGAATATTAAAATGCTCCTTGCAGTTGATTTCTAGTTTTAGTCTCAATCGTATTTCCTCATATTCGGAGGTAAACCGATAAAGTGCTTTAATACCATGACCTCTATTTTGAGTTCTTCGATCTTCTTCAAAAAAAGTAATCACTTCATCTAATCTTTCCATGATTGGCTTGATAGGCCCTGGTTTTATCTGAACCAAATCAATATCCTCTGAATAGCGAGGAGCAGGAGTCAAATACAATTTGTGAAGAGCTGTTCCACCTCTGAAAGCAAGGTTTTCTCTAAGGAAATCGTCAGCAAATATTTCAACCAGCGCACGACTAATAATCAAATCTTGTTCTACCTGAGAAAATTGTCTCCATGGCGCAAACTCTTGCCACTGTGCTATGTAAGGTTTTGGAATCATAGATCACTTTCGAGTTCAATGTTTACATCTACTTTCCAAATGTTATCAACCGATCCGGCCTTCTGGTTTTTCTTTGGGGAAAGGAGTACAGGGAAATACTGTGCTGATTTAAGATAATTAGATACTATTTTGAGGTCAATGCCTGTTTGTTGTTCATCCAGAATGAAGGCCAATCGTTGAATTGTACTTCTATGTGGATACCATGTCAATAGGTCTTTCAAATCTTCATGAGTGATTTCCTCTGCCAGTTCCTCGATAACTGCAAGCATTCTATTGAGTCCTCCAAGTTTGGACTGATGATGTATCAAATCAGCAGCCGTCAATGCAGGGCTGGAAATATTAAAATATCCAGCATCTGATTTCTTTTCAAGAATGTTCTTGGCTGGCCATTGAGAGGCTGTAATGAACTTAATGTCAAAATCGTTTTTTTTAATCTCGTTCAGTTTGGGTTTTTCAATCATCACATACTCTCTATGGGTTTGTTGATGACTAGCACCGTGGAATTTAGCCGCTGAATAAAAACCTAAATAGTAGTTTCGATTTAAGCTTTGAAAAAGCTTTTGAATGTAAAGCTGAATGGGGAGGTAACATTGTTTTGAATATCGGGGAGGTATTATCAGGTAGAAACCTTTTCTTAGGTTGGTGATTTCTTTTTTTTCAACCAATCTAGCAAGTTCAAATTTCAGAGAGGTATCGGTCGAATCAGTTTGACCGGTGATCTCCTCAAGTGAGAATGAGTAGTTTTCTATTGACAGTAAATGTTTGATGTATTCTCTCGCTCTCACTTTAGTAAAATTTCACTAAAAGTAGCAATAAAAACTACTTATCGCAAATTATTACTAAATAAATTCAAGAGGGTGGGAAGATGGACTATTCCCTCGCCCTCCTCCCCCAACAAAAAAAGCCTCCCATTGGGAGGCTCTTCCTGATCAATGGATAGTGAGTAATTTGACCTGCTATTCTTCCTCATCCACGAGTCGAATCACCAGTGATCGATAGCCGTAATTATCGAGGGAGTTTTTGACACGGTACTGAATGGTGATGATGTTTCCGGCTTCAAAATGAAATCCCTCATCATCCTCCTCCGGCACCGTATATTCGTAAGAAAACGAGCTCTCCAAACCAGATAAGTCATAGAAGCCATCTGTGAGCGAATCCACCGGATGCGGCGCCTCCTGCGGATAGATCACTCCATAGTACTGTCTGAAAAACTCCAGCTCGGTCAGCTGGGCATCTTTTCCACTACTGAAAGCGGCATCCAGCTTCAATACATCACCGATCCTGGCATCCACCTGTCGTTGGGACTGGGTGTTTTTCTCCACAACCACGCCATTGACCGATATGGATTCCACTTTTGGTGCCTTCTTCAGGGCATTTTCCAACTCATCCAACTGAGGATTTTCATCAAACCCTCCTGATACACAGGCTGTACCTAGTACAGCCAGCACGATCATAGACAGGTAATTAGTTAACGTTTTCATTTTTTGTCCAGGGTTTTGTCGTTTGAAAAGAAGCTGCAGGAAGGTCCAGATTGAATGACAGGTTGTAGTCATCCGGATTGGTATTACCGATCTGAATGTCCACAGTACCAAACATTTCCAGACCAAAAATAGTCTCACTGGCACTTTGCGGCAGAAGGATCCCCTCGGTGGCACTGGTCACAAAAAACCGACCAGCGTTCTCCGCTGCGGGATGAGCGTATACATCTGTGCAGGCAAAATATCCTGTGCCGAGCTTGCGCACTGACATGAGCTGACCATAAGATGCACCACTGAAAGACCGGCTGATGGAGAAGTAATCTCCCGTCAGGTCTATGCCCGATATATCTTCAGAAGCTATCAGTACGTAGCGTGTTTCGGTCACAGTAGTTTCATCTCCCAGATCATTCACGGTACTCACCGAATAGTTGATCGGATAGATTCCAGGAGTGTCAAAATCCACTCCATCCACGCCTGTCACTTCCACCTGACTGGTGATGTCATCCGTACCCAACAGGGCGGTCACACCAGGGTCGGTAATAGCACTCGCTTCTCCCGCCACATAGGCGATTGGATTGTCCCCATTCAGAATGATAGAGGGAAATCGAATCACTCCGGCTGTCACATCCTCAGAGTCCAGGTCCGGTTCACAAGCCAGGAACCCCACTGACAGCAGCAGGAGTACCCATATTCTTGATTGAAATATATAATTCATTTGATCGTCCTTTTAGTGATTAAAATGTTTTGTCCCACCATACTGGTGCATCGAGAGCTTCCAACTCCGGAGCATTCGGGTTAGTAGACGTCTCATTAGCTGGCCAGATTAACCGGAGCGGGAAAGTGTTGGGCAAGGCTTGTCCCTGAAGGGATGGACTCAATACGGGAACTCCCGTTCTTCGCCACTCATTCCAGCCTTCAAATCCCTGTTTTCCATTAAATGCCAGCCACTTCTGATAGTAGATGGTACTCAACTCGCCATCATACTCGTAATTGCCTCCCGGGCTCACCAGGGCACTGCCGTCCAGGCCATGGAAGCTAAAGGAAGCCATCACTGCCTGATCGTAGAGTGACTTTGGATCACCAGTACCCCAACCACGCTCAGCGGCCTCTGCCTGAAGGAAAAGACTCTCATACCCGGAGATCAGGATCACATCCGCATCGGCATTGATCACCGTGTTGCCATCAGGAGCGGAGAAGTCCGCAAACTGATCACCACTGGTAGTGCCCGTGCCTTGTGGCAACCCTACATAGGTATTGGTGTTGGGCGACACATCATAGTAAGCACTGATCCGGTCATCGGCATTGTTGATAAACTCCTGTATGGAAGTGGCACTGGCCACGATATTCTGAAACGTGGTTTGATTCAATATCTGCCAGAGCGGATTCTGATTGTTTGTGTTTGGAGTGAAGCTCACCAGGGCGTCATTGCCCGGAGTGAGGAATGTGGCTCCAGCATCATACATCGCCTGTATACCCGCTTGTGCTACCGATGGTCTGGCCTCAGACTGGCGGATGTAGATTTTGAGTTTCAGCGTATTGCCAAAGGAAATCCACTTTCTCATATTCCCGCCATAGATCAGGTCGTCCCCTACCGGAGTGACCGCCGTGCTGGAGATATCGATCAGGTCCAGCGCCGCATCGATCTTCACAATGAGATCGTCATACACTGCTTCTCCGTCATCAAATTTCGGCTCCAGCAAGCCATCCTTGCCCTGAAGGGCTTCAGTATATGGAATCTGATCGTATAGGTCGACCAAAATCTGAAAGGAATAAGCCTGCAGCAACATCGCGATGGCAGCATAATTAGGGGTACCATCTTCTATGGCAGCCTTTCTGACAAACTCCAGGTCTTCCAGTGCTGAAGCATACATGCGAGACCATGCGCCATTGTAGCTATTGGTCGTGATGTTATACTGCTCCAGAAAAGAAAACTGAGAAGCCGTGGGGCCCTGAGTCCAATACTGAGCCAGGTGAGCGCCCATCAGGTTGTAATCTGCTTCCAGGGTCACGGCCAGGGCCACCTGCCCTGCAGGCAGGGTCAGCTGCGGCGTAGAGGTGCCCGGATTATTGGGGTCTTTGTTGATATCCAGAATGTCATCTCCACAAGAGAAGAAGCCAAACATCATGACCCATGCAATGATTGATTTATAGATGCTTTTCATAATCGATTATATTTTGATTTTTAAGTCAAAGCCGTAAGTAGCCTGTGGAGGGATTCCAAGGAATTCATAACCCTGGGCATTTCCGTTACCAAATGCACTTGCTTCAGGATCTATGAAGTGGTTGTTGCCCTGAGTGCGTAGCCACAGGTTTCTACCCACCGCTCCCACAGTGATTCCTTTGAAAGGGGTCTTGCTGATAAGTGCTGTGGGTATGGTATACCTCAGCGCTACTTCTCTCAGTTTGATGTAAGAGGCATCCAGAAGAACCGCCTCATTTCGGGATCCACCCTGAATCTGCGCCCAGTAGTTTCGCACATTACCGCCGCCATACATAGTAAGTGGCGTAGTATTGGGTGAGTAGATGGGGTTTCCATCATCGTCAGTGCCAGTCTGTACTACTGAGTTCGGCACTATCCACTCCTCGCGGCTATTGAAGGCAGTTTCTTCGGCCAAACCAGCAAAGTAGAGCTGTGCAGCAGTAGAGCTCACCACTTTTCCACCTTGTTTGGTGTCCACAGTAATGCCCAATGACAGGCCTTTGTAAGAGAATGTAGAAGTAGCACCTCCGTACCAATCAGGCTGAATGGACCCAATTTCTACCGGATTGGGATCGTCCAATGGAATTCCATCCGGCCCCACTACCACTTTTCCATCTGCTGTTTTCAATGCCTGCGTAGCTTCAAAAACTCCGTATGGTTTGCCTACGACCAGTTTCAGACCCGGGGTAAGGCCCTGAGCCACCAGTACCAGTTCCGTGTTACCCGGATCCAGTTCTTCTACTCTGTTCACATTTTTGGTGTAGTTCACAGACAAATCCCAACGGAAGGCTCCAATCTTCAAGGGAGTAGTATTGAGCTGTAGCTCCACTCCTTTGTTTGAAATCTTACCAATATTCACCACCTGGGTGGTAAAGCCTGAAGATGGCGCCACCGAAGTATTCAGAATCTGTGACTCGGAAGTACTGTTGTAGTACGTCGCATCTATGCCCACTCTTCCATTGAACAAGCGAATGTCAATACCAGCCTCATACGCCTTGGTAATCTCTGGCTGCAGATTGGGGTTACCTATGGTATTGCCTTCGCTAAATCCTGGCACGATCACCGTTCCATTGTTGAATGGAAACTGGATGGTGGCAAAGCTGGCTCCGATGTTGGTCTGCTGAAACACCGAGTTGGTCAGGTAGGTCCCTGCGTCGTTTCCTACTTCCGCATAGCTCAACCTTACTTTTCCGAAAGAGAGAATATTGTTGGTAATCTCGAATGCATCGGTGAAGACAAATCCCAAATTCACACTGGGGTATGAAAAGGAGTTGTTATCCAGTGGCAAGGTAGAAGACCAGTCGGTACGGTAAGTAGCGCCCAGAAACAAATAGCCTTTGTAAGAAAGGTCTGCTGAGCCGTAAACCCCATAAAGTCTTCGTTTGGTGGCTATACCTCCTGAGGTGTACGAACCACTCACATTTGACAAACTTGGGAAACGAGGCAGTGTAAGAGCATCGATCGTCGTGAAAAGATTGTCAGTTTCACGCTGATTGAAGTTGTAACCCACCAACACATTCAGCTGTAAGTCCGGCATCAGGTCACGGTTCACATTGACCATCGCATCCACATTGATCTCACGGGTATTTAGTCGCTGCTCAGTATACTCTCCGTCTGAGTTAAATGCTGCACCAGCATTTGGGCTACCTGGCTGATACTGTACCAGATCATGATAGGTATTTCGCTGATCAGCTATCACATCCGAACCTACCCTCAGGGTACCACTAATCCAGTCCACAGGAGCATAGGCCAACTGCACATTTCCAAAAATTCTGTTCATATCCTGTTTGCTGAAATCACGCTTCAGTGAATAATAAGGATTGACAATGAAGGAAGTGAAGAAGCCATCAGGAGTATTGAAAGGATCATCCAAATCCTTCATATCTACCACACTCATGTCTCGTGGCATATTGTATACCTGAGCCAGGGCCTGGTTTCGCTGACCGATCATGGGCAAATTAGCCTTGGTACGTACGTAGTTGATAGAGGCAGAAGTAGTCACCTTATCGCCTAGATTGGCGCTACCATTGAAGGTCAGATTGTTCCTTCTCATGTCAGTATTGATCATCACACCATTCTGCTGCATGTCATTAAAAGAAAGGAAATACGTAGCATCTGCATTTCCTCCCGACAATGAGAGTGAGTTCTGAAAGGTATTACCGGTCTCCCAGAAATCCTGCACGTTGGATGGCAGGGCTTCATAGGGCTTATAGCGCTGAATGTTATTCACCACCGCTCCATAGGGGCGCAAGCTGCCATCAAAGGCATCACCCCAACTCTCCTGATCAAAGAGATAGTTTTGATTGTCTCCAAACTGCCCCTGTCCAAACTTATTCTGCATCTTGGGGATGATGTATACTTTGGACCAGGTATAAGATGAATTGAAGTTAATATTGGTCTTTCCAGCCGTATTCGTACCTTTCTTGGTCGTGATCAGCACCACACCATTGGCTGCTCTGGAGCCATACAGCGCCGCAGCGGCAGGCCCCTTCAGTACAGACACAGACTCGATGTTTTCAGGATTGATGTCATTGGCCCGGTTTCCGGCATCCACGATGTTATCATAGAAGTTGCCAGAGGCCTGTACGTTGTTGGAGGTACCATTATTGATAGGCACACCATCCACCACAATCAGGGCCTGATTATTACCCAACAATGAAGTAGGTCCTCGCAGTACAATGCGTGTGGAGCTACCAATGGCCCCACCAGCATTAGAAATCTGGGCGCCAGCCACTTTTCCCTGCAAGGAATTAAGCACTGAGGTCTGATCAGTCTTGGTAAGCTCATCACTCTTTACATCCTGCACAGAGTAACCCAGCGCCTTCTTTTCACGCTCCACACCAAATGCCGTGACCACCACTTCAGTAAGCTGAGTCACGTCCTGAGAAAGGGTCACATCTAAGACCGAGCGACCTCCAATGGCCATTTCCTTGGTCTGCATCCCAATAAATGAAAACACGAGAATCGCATCATCATCACCATTTAAGGGTACCTTATAGTTACCATCCAGATCTGTGATGGTTCCCTGGGTGGACCCCTTCAGCACTACATTCACTCCGGGGAGGGACTCACCATTGTCGTCCACCACCTGTCCGGAGATCGTTCTTTCCTGGGCATATAGCAAGCCCTGGAGCATGATCAAACATGCGATAAGTAGAAGTTTTCTCATAAACTACCGTGTTTAGGTTTACATTATTTAACAGCGTAATCTTAGTGGAGTCTTTTTGCTATTAATTGTAAAAAAGAACCTCAAACCGCATAGGGGTAAGATGATTTTGGCTGGTTCAGCCGCTCTGGCTAAGAAAATGGTCACCTGGAAATGATATTATGCAGACACCCCACGGGCTCAATGATGATCCGAACCGTGCTGAAACCGGGAGTATTTAGATTATATGAAAATAGGTGCGGGAGAGTACTGATTGAAAAGACCGCTTCCTACTACAAAAGCAGCCTTTTCAAAACAGTATAATATAAAGAGGTATAGCGAAATAAGGGTTTTACCATCTGAAGTAATTGTAAAAAAGACGTGTAACCCCAAATTGTAAAAAAGCGTTTGGGTAAGCGATTCAAATAAAATTTACTTTGCCATAAAATCGATATGGAATTTTTTATTCTGTCTTTTATTATTTTAAGCATAGCATATATGGCATGGAGGAGGTGGAGCGGTGCTCCAACACCCCCAGCTATCAAGGTGAGCGAAGAGGACCTTTTGATAAAGGAAGAATCCTTTAACCGCATAAACAAATGGATCATTTCTGAGAAGAAATATCTCAACCCGGACATCAAGTTGGATACAGTAGCCAAAGGAGTCCACCTTTCAGAAAAGCAGGTGTCCAGCTCCATCAATACCATTGCCTGCCAAAACTTCAACTCCTATATCAACAAGCTCAGAATTAAGGAAGCCCAGGCCTTGCTGTTGGATCAGGCTTACGGGCACTTCACCATAGATGCTGTGGCGGAGATGGTGGGTTTTTCCAACAAGGTGTCATTTTACAAAGCCTTCAAAAAAGTGACTGGAAAATCCCCCACCGATTACAGAAGGTCCCCAAACCAGTATCATTAAACAAACCCTTACTCCGGCCAAAGCCAATTTGTAAACATTACCGAATATTTACTAAACCATCGGGTTTGTTTACATACCCAGACTCAAAAACATAAGTGAAACACCAGGGACTACGTGTCTAATGGCAAAAAAAGCCATGCTAAGTACAAAGTCCCAACCAGAATTTGAAGAGGTAGTAGTAGGCACCAAAAGCTACACCTTTGAGAATGGCATAGACGAACTCATGTTTATGCCCGATAACTATGTAGAGGTGCTCTACAATTTAGGTGCTCCTATCACACGAAAGTTGATTGGATCCATACGCTCCGTCGTGATCAACACCGGCGATCTGGTGCTCTCCACCTGTCGCAGTAAGGGCATGTCTCTGAGCTCCGAAAGCTTGAACTTTCTATGTGCCAAGGTGAGGCCCGAATATACTATGCTCCTGTATCCCAAAGACGTCCCGCTAGAGCGTGATGCGGTGATCACGCTGGGGATGCCCAGGCTGGAAAACCTCGCCCAATTCGAGAGTCACCTGGATCATCTGCTAGAGGGCATCAATGATTTTGAACCTAGTTTTATCGTGGAAGAGGCCGTAAGGATCATCCAGTCTACAAACGGTGAAGTGAAAATCAAAGACATTAATGAGCAGCTGAGCGTCAGCAAATCCTTTCTGGAGCAACGTTTTGCGCAGGAAATAGGCCTATCTCCCAAGGAGTTTGGGAAAATAGAGAAAATGAAGCACTTCCTGGAAAACTACCGGCAATATCAGGACAGCATGACCCTCACTCAGCTCACTTTTAAGTCGGGGTACTATGATCAGTCACATCTGATCAAGGACTTTAGGTATTTTATGGATTCCAAGCCGCGAGATTTCATCAAAGCCTACCATCATATGCTGTGAGCCGGAACATATTTTCACAGAGAAAACAGGCATTCCGACCTCAGGGTATCCGGTTTTTGGCGAAATTGCACCCGATATGACAGAAGCCAAGCCATTCAAATCGGGATTTGTGACCATCATGGGAAAACCCAATGTGGGTAAGTCCACCCTCATGAATCAGCTCACAGGGGAGCGCATTTCCATTGTTAGTAACCGGGCGCAAACCACCCGTCATCGCATCTTTGGGATCGTCACCACACCTGAGTATCAGATTGTGTACTCCGATACCCCCGGCACGCTGGACCCGAGCTACAAGTTGCAGGAACGCATGATGGGCTTCGTGAAGAAATCGCTGGAAGATGCCGACGTAATCCTTTTCATGGTGGAGCTGGGTGAAAAAAACGATCACCAGGAATGGATAGACATGGCCAGACGCACAGAAATACCCATGCTTTTTGTGATTAACAAAACGGATCTTGGCAAAGGATCACAGGTAGAAGATAAAGTCACTTACTGGAAAGAACAACTCGACTGGGCGGAACCTATGACAGTATCCGCCGTGACTGGTGAGGGCGTAGACCTCCTCCAGCAGACCATCGTCAGTCACTTACCGGAGCACCCCCCCTATTTCCCTGAAGATGAGATGACCGACAAGTCTGAGCGGTTTATCACTGCGGAGATCGTGAGAGAGAAAATCTTTCTGCAGTACAAGCAGGAAATCCCCTACAGCTCAGAAGTGGTGGTGACTTCTTTCAAGGAAGAAGAGAAAATCATCCGGATCGCTGCTGAAATATTTGTGGAGCGCGACAGTCAAAAGGGCATCATCATCGGCAAGAAGGGCGAATCCATCAAAAACCTGGGTATCGCCGCCCGGCAGGAGCTTGAGTCTTTTTTTGGCAAACAGATCCACCTGGAAACCTTTGTGAAAGTGGAAAAAGACTGGCGCAAGGACGATTCCAAATTGAAACGGTTTGGCTACTAAGCCACTAAAACCATTTAACTGACATTTCTTAGGGTTTAACGAGCAATTCTATACCCCTCGACTAAAAAGCGTCTTCACACATAGCAGAAGGAAGTAACATTACCTGAATGTAAATGGCACTTCCATGAACTTGAACGCTATTATTACTTTTCTCTTTTTTCTGGCGGCTCTGCCCCTCGGTGCTACCGAAGATCCCATTAGCATCCAGGGCGACATTGCCACCTGCGCTATACAACAGCCTTCCCCGGCTTCTATCAGTATAGGACAGTACTTTGGAGGTTTGTTAGACACCAGCAGATGGCCAGCCAGATGGACCTGTGGAGATTGGAATGAAACCGAGGGTTGGGTATACATCATTTCGGATATCACCATTTTTCTCTCTTACTTTTCTATCCCGATCATGCTGCTCTGGTATGTCAGAGAGAAACCACTTGGACACTTAAGGTGGATTGTCTTACTTTTTGTGGCCTTTATAGGGCTATGTGGTATTACTCACCTACTAGATGCCACCCTTTTCTGGGAGCCCGTCTACCGCCTCAGCGGATTCACCAAGCTTCTGACCGGACTAGTCTCTATGGCCACTGCAGTGGTACTAGGCTTTGTCATTCCCTCTGCGCTCAAGTTTAAGAGCCCAAAAGAAATGCAGGAGGAAATAAACGAGCGAAGGAAACTCCAGGAAATCTTCGAAATCTTCGTCAAATACTCTCCAGGCGCCACAGCCATGCTAGACAGCGACCTGGAATTTATGATGGTCAATGACAACTGGTACAGAGATTATAAGCTTGAAGGAGCCGATATTACCGGACTTTCTTTCAACGCAGTTTTTCCGAATGCGGATACAGATGATAATTGGACAAACGCATTACCCGCAGCGCTAACGGGTCAAGTTACAGAAAGTGAAAGGGCTAAGCTCAAGTATAACGGAGAAACAATCTACCTGAAGTGGCGAACCCAACCGTGGCGCTTGAGCAATGGGAAAGTTGGTGGGGTTTTTCTTTTTACCGAAATCATCACCGAGAATGTACGCTTAGAGAAAGAGCTGTTTCAAAAAAATAAGCAGGCTCAAAAACAAGCACAAACCATGCTGGGTATGTCTGAAGTAGCTCAGATCGGAACCTGGGAATTTGACCTGATCAATAACACTATTGAATGGAGTGACGTAGTTTATGATATTCATGAAATAGAACGTGGCGAAAACATTGACCTTACCAAAGGAATCAACTTCTACCACAACGACTTCAGAAATATCATTACCAAAGCCCTGGATAACGCCATTCAACATCATGAGCCCTACGATCTGGAATTAACTCTGATCACCGCTAAAGAAAACGTCATTTGGGTGAGAGCCATTGGCCAACCAGTGGTGAAAAACGGTAAAGTCATTGCTCTCAGAGGGTTATTTCAAAACATCGATACCAAAAAGAAAGCAGAGCTAATCCTAGCTAACATGAACTCCCTCCTTGAGAAAAAGGTATTGCAACGGACCAGCGAGCTCGAAAATGTCAATAGCGAGCTTGAAGCATTTACTTATACCGTATCACATGACCTGAGAGCCCCACTGAGAGCGATCAACAGTTTTTCCGAGGCACTCATTGAAGACTATGGTGA
This Marinoscillum sp. 108 DNA region includes the following protein-coding sequences:
- a CDS encoding ATP-binding protein, translated to MNLNAIITFLFFLAALPLGATEDPISIQGDIATCAIQQPSPASISIGQYFGGLLDTSRWPARWTCGDWNETEGWVYIISDITIFLSYFSIPIMLLWYVREKPLGHLRWIVLLFVAFIGLCGITHLLDATLFWEPVYRLSGFTKLLTGLVSMATAVVLGFVIPSALKFKSPKEMQEEINERRKLQEIFEIFVKYSPGATAMLDSDLEFMMVNDNWYRDYKLEGADITGLSFNAVFPNADTDDNWTNALPAALTGQVTESERAKLKYNGETIYLKWRTQPWRLSNGKVGGVFLFTEIITENVRLEKELFQKNKQAQKQAQTMLGMSEVAQIGTWEFDLINNTIEWSDVVYDIHEIERGENIDLTKGINFYHNDFRNIITKALDNAIQHHEPYDLELTLITAKENVIWVRAIGQPVVKNGKVIALRGLFQNIDTKKKAELILANMNSLLEKKVLQRTSELENVNSELEAFTYTVSHDLRAPLRAINSFSEALIEDYGDLIPENGVRYLSRITRNSVKMGQLIDDLLEYSRVTRITGGYETINVQKIVSELIEDTFTNSSSHIKIKPLPSVQGIQSLVRQVFQNIISNAIKYSNNEDQPTIVLEGQTMGNEVVFSISDNGVGFDTKYSEKLYGMFERLHTDDQFEGTGVGLALCKKIMDRHHGRIWAVSEEGKGSTFYLAFPVNVSDKPTEV